The following proteins are co-located in the Mycolicibacterium goodii genome:
- a CDS encoding cyclic nucleotide-degrading phosphodiesterase, with product MRLTILGCSGSVVGPDSPASGYLVTAPDTVPMVIDFGGGVLGALQRYADPNTVNVLLSHLHADHCLDLPGLFVWRRYHPMPATTRGVLYGPAQTWTRLGMASSPEGGEVDDFSDIFEVRNWVDGQSVTLGTLSVTPRLVCHPTESYGMRFTDPTGATLVYSGDTGYCDALVELARGADIFLCEASWTHDPSRPPRLHLSGTEAGRAAAEAGVGELLLTHIPPWTSREDVISEAKAEFDGPVHAVVCGEAFDITRG from the coding sequence GTGCGTTTGACCATCCTGGGTTGCTCCGGCAGCGTTGTCGGCCCGGATTCGCCAGCCTCTGGTTACCTCGTCACCGCACCGGACACGGTCCCGATGGTCATCGACTTCGGCGGCGGAGTGCTCGGTGCGTTGCAGCGCTATGCCGACCCCAACACGGTCAACGTCCTGCTGTCGCATCTGCACGCCGACCATTGCCTTGATCTTCCAGGGCTTTTCGTGTGGCGTCGCTATCATCCGATGCCCGCCACCACCCGCGGTGTGCTGTACGGGCCGGCCCAGACGTGGACGCGGCTGGGCATGGCGTCCTCGCCCGAGGGCGGCGAGGTCGACGATTTCTCCGACATCTTCGAGGTGCGTAACTGGGTGGACGGCCAGTCCGTCACGCTCGGCACGCTCAGCGTCACGCCGCGGCTCGTGTGCCATCCGACCGAGTCCTACGGCATGCGGTTCACCGATCCCACTGGCGCGACCCTCGTCTACAGCGGTGACACCGGCTACTGCGATGCGCTCGTCGAGCTGGCCCGCGGGGCCGACATCTTCCTGTGTGAGGCGTCCTGGACGCATGATCCGTCGCGCCCGCCGCGGCTGCACCTGTCGGGCACCGAGGCGGGCCGCGCCGCCGCCGAGGCCGGTGTGGGGGAGTTGCTGCTGACCCACATTCCGCCGTGGACCTCGCGTGAGGATGTGATCAGCGAGGCGAAGGCCGAGTTCGACGGCCCGGTGCACGCCGTGGTGTGCGGCGAGGCGTTCGACATCACCCGCGGCTGA
- the rph gene encoding ribonuclease PH: protein MSRREDGRLDDELRPVVITRGFTSHPAGSVLVEFGQTRVMCTASVTEGVPRWRKGSGQGWLTAEYAMLPAATHDRSDRESVKGRLGGRTQEISRLIGRSLRACIDLAALGENTIAIDCDVLQADGGTRTAAITGAYVALSDAVTWLAAAGRLSDPRPLSCAIAAVSVGVVDGRVRVDLPYTEDSRAEVDMNVVATDTGTLVEIQGTGEGATFPRSTLDKLLDAALGACEQLFVVQREALEAPYPGVLPEGPAPKKAFGS, encoded by the coding sequence GTGTCCAGACGAGAAGACGGGCGGCTTGACGACGAGCTGCGTCCAGTGGTGATCACCCGCGGTTTCACCTCGCATCCGGCGGGTTCGGTGCTGGTGGAGTTCGGCCAGACCCGGGTCATGTGCACGGCGTCGGTCACCGAAGGGGTGCCGCGCTGGCGCAAGGGCTCCGGTCAGGGCTGGCTCACCGCGGAGTACGCGATGCTGCCGGCGGCCACCCACGACCGTTCGGACCGTGAGTCGGTCAAGGGCCGACTCGGAGGCCGCACGCAGGAGATCAGCCGGCTGATCGGCCGGTCGCTGCGCGCGTGCATCGACCTCGCGGCGCTGGGGGAGAACACCATCGCGATCGACTGCGACGTGCTGCAGGCCGACGGCGGCACCCGCACCGCGGCCATCACCGGCGCGTACGTCGCTCTGTCGGATGCGGTGACCTGGCTCGCAGCTGCGGGCAGGCTGTCCGATCCGCGGCCGCTGTCATGCGCGATCGCCGCGGTGTCGGTCGGTGTCGTGGACGGGCGCGTGCGGGTCGACCTGCCCTACACCGAGGATTCACGTGCCGAGGTGGACATGAACGTCGTCGCCACCGACACCGGAACCCTCGTCGAGATCCAGGGCACGGGTGAAGGGGCCACGTTCCCGCGGTCGACGCTCGACAAACTGCTCGACGCGGCGCTGGGCGCGTGCGAGCAGTTGTTCGTGGTGCAGCGCGAGGCGCTCGAGGCGCCCTACCCGGGCGTGCTGCCCGAGGGGCCTGCCCCGAAAAAGGCCTTCGGAAGCTGA
- the rdgB gene encoding RdgB/HAM1 family non-canonical purine NTP pyrophosphatase, which produces MTELLVASRNPKKLAELRRVLDAAGVTGLMLLSLDDVAPYDESPETGTTFEENALAKARDGFEATGIACVADDSGITVEALNGMPGVLSARWSGVHGNDAANTDLLLAQMADVPDERRGAAFVSACALVSASGSTVVRGQWPGTVTREPRGDGGFGYDPVFLPEGSTRTAAELTAAEKDAASHRGRALALLLPALKALASD; this is translated from the coding sequence GTGACCGAGCTGCTCGTGGCCAGCCGCAACCCCAAGAAGCTGGCCGAACTCCGGCGCGTGCTCGACGCGGCAGGCGTGACCGGTCTGATGCTGCTGTCCCTCGACGACGTCGCGCCGTACGACGAGTCGCCGGAGACCGGGACCACGTTCGAGGAGAACGCGTTGGCCAAGGCCCGTGACGGCTTCGAGGCGACCGGGATCGCATGCGTGGCCGACGATTCCGGCATCACGGTCGAAGCCCTCAACGGCATGCCGGGAGTGTTGTCGGCGCGCTGGTCCGGCGTGCACGGCAACGACGCCGCCAATACCGATCTGCTGCTCGCGCAGATGGCCGATGTGCCCGACGAGCGGCGTGGCGCGGCGTTCGTCTCGGCGTGCGCGTTGGTGTCCGCGTCCGGGTCGACCGTGGTGCGCGGCCAGTGGCCGGGTACGGTCACCCGCGAGCCCCGCGGCGACGGCGGGTTCGGCTACGACCCGGTGTTCCTGCCGGAAGGGTCGACGCGCACGGCCGCCGAGCTCACCGCGGCCGAGAAGGACGCGGCGTCTCACCGTGGCCGCGCGCTGGCTCTGCTGCTGCCCGCGTTGAAGGCGTTGGCCTCGGACTGA
- a CDS encoding DUF3817 domain-containing protein, whose amino-acid sequence MTEEAEVEPLVSTPKETIRKALVGYRVFAWATGLWLIALCYEMVLKYIVQVDNPPSWIGIVHGWVYFIYLMFTANLAVKIRWPIGKTIGVLLSGTIPFLGIIVEHFNTRDIKKRFGL is encoded by the coding sequence ATGACCGAAGAAGCCGAGGTCGAACCCCTGGTTTCGACCCCCAAGGAGACCATCCGCAAGGCGCTGGTGGGATATCGCGTGTTCGCCTGGGCGACCGGCCTGTGGTTGATCGCGCTGTGCTACGAGATGGTGCTCAAGTACATCGTGCAGGTCGACAACCCGCCGAGCTGGATCGGCATCGTGCACGGCTGGGTGTACTTCATCTACCTCATGTTCACGGCCAACCTTGCGGTCAAGATCCGCTGGCCCATCGGCAAGACCATCGGTGTCCTGCTCTCGGGCACGATCCCGTTCCTCGGCATCATCGTCGAGCACTTCAACACGCGCGACATCAAGAAGCGCTTCGGGCTCTGA
- a CDS encoding STAS/SEC14 domain-containing protein, whose product MIEVLPDMPDGVIGIEVSGRVRGDELREFKPVMDDLFKTGEIRIVEVIAPGYEGFGPGGLAEDLKLGLGMLARHHSAFKRIAVVSDKEWVAHALHAFAWMIPGELSVFGLDDLAAAKEWAAG is encoded by the coding sequence ATGATCGAGGTGCTGCCGGACATGCCCGATGGCGTCATCGGCATCGAAGTGTCGGGACGAGTGCGTGGGGATGAGCTGCGCGAGTTCAAACCGGTCATGGATGACCTGTTCAAGACCGGCGAGATCAGGATCGTCGAGGTGATCGCGCCGGGCTACGAGGGTTTCGGGCCGGGCGGCCTCGCCGAAGACCTCAAGCTCGGCCTCGGCATGCTCGCGCGTCACCACTCGGCGTTCAAGCGGATCGCGGTCGTGTCGGACAAGGAGTGGGTCGCCCACGCGCTGCATGCGTTCGCCTGGATGATCCCGGGCGAACTCTCGGTGTTCGGCCTCGACGATCTCGCCGCGGCGAAGGAGTGGGCCGCGGGCTGA
- a CDS encoding fatty acyl-AMP ligase has product MGRVLSGSTVAHSSIEDYVRSDGTIVVPDGVTLTSFLDRNRAIYGDRPSYRFIDYSHDPDGQAVELSWNALWAQVCAVGARLQQVTRPRDRVAILTPQGVDYVAAFFAAIHAGNVAVPLFAPSLAGHTERLAAVLADAKPTVVLTTTAASESVRNFLRTLPAAERPRMIAVDAVPTTLADMFTAPESDTDDVAYLQYTSGSTRTPAGVEITHRNVCTNVLQMILAGDLEMGIRSVSWLPLYHDMGLIMIMFPALCGNHITLMDPMAFVRRPYRWIKQLGIEAAYGRTLAAAPNFAYELAAERGLPPKGDALDLSNVVTLLNGSEPVTMAAVEKFTAAFAPYGLPATAVKPSYGMAEATLSVASIAPSAAASVIHFDREHLSAGRAVSVAHDTDGAVPHVSCGQPIPNQWAVIADIDGNEAPDGAIGEIWLHGNNIGRGYFGRAEETERVFGNKLQTRLDAGSHADGAPENSCWLATGDLGVYVDGELYLTGRIKDLIVIDGRNHYPTDIETTVSLSSPAVRSGYVAAFSIPGERGEELAIVAERAAGAGRAEPGPIVDAVRAAVSRQHQVRVADVRMVAAGVIPRTTSGKLARSACRAEYLAGEYDPAPKST; this is encoded by the coding sequence ATGGGTCGGGTTCTGTCGGGCAGCACTGTTGCCCACTCCTCCATCGAGGACTACGTCCGCTCCGACGGCACGATCGTCGTGCCCGACGGCGTCACCCTCACATCCTTTCTGGACCGCAACCGGGCGATCTACGGTGACCGACCGTCGTACCGGTTCATCGACTACTCCCACGATCCCGACGGGCAGGCCGTCGAGCTCAGCTGGAACGCCCTGTGGGCGCAGGTATGTGCGGTCGGCGCGCGCCTGCAGCAGGTCACCCGGCCCCGCGACCGCGTCGCGATCCTCACCCCGCAGGGCGTCGACTACGTCGCGGCGTTCTTCGCGGCGATCCACGCGGGCAACGTCGCGGTGCCGCTGTTCGCACCGAGCCTCGCGGGCCACACCGAGCGCCTCGCGGCCGTGCTGGCCGACGCCAAACCCACCGTGGTGCTCACCACCACCGCCGCGTCGGAGTCGGTGCGCAACTTCCTGCGCACGCTGCCCGCGGCCGAGCGGCCGCGGATGATCGCCGTCGACGCGGTGCCCACGACGCTCGCCGACATGTTCACCGCGCCGGAGAGCGACACCGACGACGTCGCCTATCTGCAGTACACGTCGGGTTCGACGCGCACACCGGCAGGCGTCGAGATCACGCACCGCAACGTGTGCACCAACGTGCTGCAGATGATCCTGGCCGGCGACCTGGAGATGGGGATCCGCAGCGTCAGCTGGTTGCCGCTGTACCACGACATGGGCCTGATCATGATCATGTTCCCGGCGTTGTGCGGCAACCACATCACGCTGATGGACCCCATGGCGTTCGTCAGGCGGCCCTACCGATGGATCAAGCAGCTGGGCATCGAGGCCGCCTACGGGCGAACCCTCGCGGCCGCACCGAATTTCGCCTACGAGCTGGCCGCCGAGCGCGGGCTTCCGCCCAAGGGCGACGCGCTCGATCTGAGCAACGTCGTCACGCTGCTCAACGGGTCCGAGCCGGTGACCATGGCGGCCGTGGAGAAGTTCACCGCCGCGTTCGCGCCGTACGGGCTGCCCGCCACCGCGGTCAAACCCTCCTACGGCATGGCCGAGGCCACCCTGTCGGTCGCGAGCATCGCCCCGTCCGCCGCGGCGAGCGTCATCCACTTCGACCGTGAGCACCTGAGCGCGGGCCGCGCCGTGAGCGTCGCGCACGACACCGACGGCGCGGTGCCCCACGTGTCCTGCGGTCAGCCCATCCCGAACCAGTGGGCCGTGATCGCCGACATCGACGGCAACGAGGCACCCGACGGTGCGATCGGCGAGATCTGGTTGCACGGCAACAACATCGGCCGGGGCTATTTCGGGCGGGCCGAGGAGACCGAGCGGGTGTTCGGCAACAAGCTGCAGACCCGGCTCGACGCGGGCAGCCACGCCGACGGCGCGCCCGAGAACAGTTGCTGGCTCGCCACAGGCGATCTCGGTGTCTACGTCGACGGCGAGCTCTACCTGACCGGCCGCATCAAGGACCTCATCGTCATCGACGGCCGCAACCACTACCCCACCGACATCGAGACCACGGTCAGCCTGTCGTCGCCTGCCGTGCGGTCCGGGTACGTCGCGGCGTTCTCGATACCGGGCGAGCGGGGTGAGGAGTTGGCGATCGTCGCCGAACGCGCCGCGGGAGCGGGTCGCGCCGAACCCGGCCCGATCGTCGATGCCGTGCGCGCCGCGGTGTCCCGCCAGCATCAGGTGCGGGTGGCCGATGTGCGAATGGTCGCCGCGGGTGTCATCCCCCGCACGACGAGCGGCAAGCTCGCGCGCAGCGCATGCCGGGCGGAGTATCTGGCCGGCGAGTACGACCCCGCGCCGAAATCGACGTAA
- a CDS encoding DUF4333 domain-containing protein has protein sequence MSGPEQPWWVKPGGAPPPPRAPRPVPPRPVQPAPRPNPYGPAPQHRARTRPQAPASRKRKAPPRWQVVAMATAAVVVITAVAVGLWMRGESGGPRLDVRQAEAGVAQILSDPVYGYGANDVAAVACNNGKNPHIEVGATFMCAVDINGTVRQVVVEFTDDDGTYAVDGPR, from the coding sequence ATGAGCGGACCCGAGCAGCCCTGGTGGGTGAAGCCCGGTGGGGCGCCTCCACCACCCCGCGCACCCCGGCCTGTCCCGCCCCGTCCCGTCCAACCCGCGCCCCGTCCCAATCCGTACGGCCCGGCGCCGCAGCACCGGGCCCGGACCCGACCGCAGGCACCGGCGTCACGCAAGCGCAAGGCACCGCCCCGCTGGCAGGTCGTCGCGATGGCCACCGCGGCCGTCGTCGTCATCACCGCGGTGGCGGTGGGACTGTGGATGCGCGGCGAATCGGGCGGACCACGACTCGACGTGCGGCAGGCCGAGGCGGGGGTGGCCCAGATCCTGTCGGACCCGGTCTACGGCTACGGCGCGAACGATGTGGCGGCGGTGGCGTGCAACAACGGCAAGAACCCCCACATCGAGGTCGGCGCGACGTTCATGTGCGCGGTCGACATCAACGGCACGGTGCGTCAGGTGGTGGTGGAATTCACCGACGACGACGGCACCTACGCCGTCGACGGACCACGCTGA
- a CDS encoding neutral zinc metallopeptidase — MNADVGRRMVARVCWGAFLAVCAIVLAGCSSDPAIAGRATSMLFVPDRVGGLRVTEGPSGTRPDAPAPRRQAENTDGGQIDTLALLAVDDIEDFWSQNYSGGSLRGSFTPIRRLVSFNSDQSPGIEICGENTEGLTNAFYCFNQDVMAWDRGVAIPVAAQYFGQMGVVGVMAHEYGHAVQHQAGLIDTRSTPVLVAEQQADCFAGVYLRWVAAGNSPRFTLSTGDGLNHVLAGIIYIRDPLMTQIDAALTGNEHGSALDRVSAFQIGFSGNVDQCAAIDMDDIKKRRGDLPKFLDGPAGDPSTGASTGPSTGNDEITDGLVDNVMQALTQVYAPANPPNLVIGDAPACPDARPTPPASYCPATNTIVVDMPGLQALGETKTENEEQELLQGDNSAISVLTSRYGLAVAHQKGHAIDNPVAAMRTACLTGVAQAAMAEPGLPVRLSAGDTDEAISGLLTNGLAASDVNGALLPAGFTRILGYRSGLQGDDAQCYQRFP; from the coding sequence ATGAATGCGGACGTCGGAAGGCGGATGGTGGCGAGGGTTTGCTGGGGAGCCTTCCTTGCGGTATGCGCGATCGTGCTCGCCGGATGCTCCAGCGACCCGGCGATCGCCGGGCGGGCGACGTCGATGCTCTTCGTCCCCGACCGGGTCGGCGGACTGCGGGTCACCGAGGGGCCCAGCGGAACCCGACCGGACGCCCCCGCCCCGAGACGGCAGGCCGAGAACACCGACGGCGGCCAGATCGACACCCTCGCGCTGCTCGCGGTCGACGACATCGAGGACTTCTGGTCGCAGAACTACTCGGGCGGATCACTACGCGGCTCGTTCACCCCGATCCGGCGCCTGGTGTCGTTCAACTCCGACCAGTCCCCCGGCATCGAGATCTGCGGCGAGAACACCGAAGGCCTGACCAACGCGTTCTACTGCTTCAACCAGGACGTGATGGCGTGGGACCGCGGCGTGGCGATCCCCGTCGCCGCACAGTACTTCGGCCAGATGGGCGTGGTCGGTGTGATGGCCCACGAGTACGGCCACGCCGTGCAGCACCAGGCCGGGCTCATCGACACCCGGTCCACGCCCGTGCTGGTCGCCGAACAACAGGCCGACTGCTTCGCCGGCGTGTACCTGCGCTGGGTCGCCGCGGGCAACTCGCCGCGGTTCACCCTCAGCACGGGCGACGGCCTCAACCACGTCCTCGCGGGCATCATCTACATCCGCGATCCACTCATGACGCAGATCGACGCCGCGCTCACCGGCAACGAACACGGGTCGGCACTCGACCGCGTCAGCGCCTTCCAGATCGGCTTCAGCGGCAACGTCGACCAGTGCGCGGCGATCGACATGGACGACATCAAGAAGCGCAGGGGCGACCTGCCCAAGTTCCTCGACGGCCCGGCCGGCGACCCGTCGACGGGCGCGTCGACGGGCCCGTCGACGGGCAATGACGAGATCACCGACGGACTCGTCGACAACGTCATGCAAGCGCTCACCCAGGTCTACGCACCGGCCAACCCGCCGAACCTCGTGATCGGCGACGCGCCCGCATGCCCCGACGCCCGGCCCACACCACCGGCGTCCTACTGCCCGGCCACCAACACGATCGTGGTCGACATGCCCGGACTGCAGGCCCTCGGCGAGACGAAGACCGAGAACGAGGAACAGGAACTGCTACAGGGCGACAACTCGGCGATATCGGTGCTGACGTCGCGCTACGGGCTCGCCGTCGCACACCAGAAGGGCCACGCGATCGACAATCCGGTCGCCGCCATGCGCACGGCGTGCCTCACGGGTGTCGCGCAGGCCGCGATGGCCGAACCCGGTCTGCCGGTGCGACTGTCGGCGGGCGACACCGACGAGGCCATCAGCGGACTGCTGACCAACGGGCTGGCGGCCAGTGACGTCAACGGCGCACTGCTGCCGGCGGGGTTCACCCGCATCCTGGGCTACCGGTCCGGGCTGCAGGGCGACGATGCGCAGTGCTACCAACGTTTTCCGTGA
- a CDS encoding peroxiredoxin → MALLTIGDQFPEYDLTAVVGGDLSKVDAKQPDDYFTRVTNKDHDGKWRIVFFWPKDFTFVCPTEIAAFGKLNEDFEDRDAKVLGVSVDNEFVHFQWRAQHEDLKTLPFPMVSDLKRELTAACGVLNADGVADRATFIVDPNNEVQFVSVTAGSVGRNVDEVLRVLDALQSDELCACNWKKGDPTINAGELLAGAV, encoded by the coding sequence ATGGCTCTTTTGACGATCGGTGACCAGTTTCCGGAGTACGACCTGACCGCTGTGGTTGGTGGCGATCTGTCCAAGGTTGACGCCAAGCAGCCCGACGACTACTTCACCCGCGTCACCAACAAGGACCACGATGGCAAGTGGCGCATCGTCTTCTTCTGGCCGAAGGACTTCACCTTCGTGTGCCCCACGGAGATCGCGGCCTTCGGCAAGCTGAACGAGGACTTCGAGGACCGCGACGCCAAGGTGCTCGGTGTGTCGGTCGACAACGAGTTCGTCCACTTCCAGTGGCGTGCGCAGCACGAGGATCTGAAGACCCTGCCTTTCCCGATGGTCTCGGACCTCAAGCGTGAGCTGACCGCCGCGTGCGGCGTGCTGAACGCCGACGGTGTCGCCGACCGCGCGACCTTCATCGTCGACCCCAACAACGAGGTCCAGTTCGTGTCGGTGACCGCAGGCTCGGTGGGCCGCAATGTCGACGAGGTGCTGCGGGTGCTCGACGCGCTGCAGTCCGACGAGCTGTGCGCATGCAACTGGAAGAAGGGCGATCCGACGATCAACGCAGGCGAACTGCTCGCAGGGGCGGTGTGA
- the ahpD gene encoding alkyl hydroperoxide reductase AhpD has translation MSIDNIKSALPEYAKDLKLNLGSITNTTELGEQQLWGALVATAAATKNARLLREISEDALDILSAEAYNAALGAAAIMGMNNVFYRTKGQLDGKYDDLRAGLRMNIIGNPGVAKEDFELWSLAVSAINGCGHCLAAHEKTLRDADVSRTTIFEAIRLASIVSGVAQALLTADTLAAV, from the coding sequence ATGAGCATCGACAACATCAAGTCGGCCCTGCCGGAGTACGCCAAGGACCTCAAGCTCAACCTCGGCAGCATCACCAACACCACCGAGCTGGGCGAGCAGCAGCTGTGGGGCGCCCTCGTCGCCACCGCCGCGGCCACCAAGAACGCTCGGCTGTTGCGTGAGATCTCCGAGGACGCGCTCGACATCCTCAGCGCAGAGGCCTACAACGCCGCACTCGGCGCGGCCGCCATCATGGGGATGAACAACGTCTTCTACCGCACCAAGGGCCAGCTCGACGGCAAGTACGACGACCTGCGCGCCGGTCTGCGGATGAACATCATCGGCAACCCCGGTGTGGCCAAGGAGGACTTCGAGCTGTGGTCGCTGGCGGTGTCGGCGATCAACGGCTGCGGTCACTGCCTGGCCGCGCACGAGAAGACGCTGCGCGACGCCGATGTCTCGCGCACGACGATCTTCGAGGCGATCCGGCTCGCGTCGATCGTCTCGGGTGTCGCCCAGGCGCTGCTGACCGCGGACACCCTCGCCGCGGTCTAG
- a CDS encoding MFS transporter — MAATDRDTAVRKAVVGASIGNAVEWFDFAIYGFLATSIAANFFPAGDETAALLNTFAIFAAAFFMRPLGGFVFGPLGDRLGRQRVLAIVILLMSAATLGIGVLPTYGTIGVAAPLLLLLLRCLQGFSAGGEYGGGAVYLAEYATQRRRGLTVTFIAWSGVVGFLLGSITVTVLAALLPQAAMDSYGWRIPFLIAAPLGLVGLYIRLRLDDTPEFEKLDAADRVAKFPLREAVRTAGRPILQVIGMFIVFNVGYYVVFTFIPTYLIKTLEFSKTQSFVSITLASLTALVLILPLAALSDRVGRKPLLLAGSIGFIVLAYPLFLLMTSGSVVAAVIGHCLLAAIESTYVATAVSAGVELFATRVRYSGFSIGYNISVAVFGGTTPYIVTWLTAATGNSHAPALYLVVAAVVSVGAVLTLTEGARRPLPGGHADRQHRATMTS, encoded by the coding sequence ATGGCAGCCACCGACCGCGACACCGCGGTGCGCAAGGCCGTCGTGGGCGCATCCATCGGCAATGCCGTGGAGTGGTTCGACTTCGCCATCTACGGATTCCTGGCGACCTCCATCGCCGCCAACTTCTTCCCGGCGGGTGACGAAACCGCCGCGCTGCTCAACACTTTCGCGATCTTCGCCGCGGCGTTCTTCATGCGTCCGCTCGGCGGTTTCGTCTTCGGCCCACTCGGGGACCGCCTGGGTCGTCAGCGCGTGCTCGCGATCGTGATCCTGCTGATGTCGGCCGCCACGCTCGGCATCGGCGTGCTACCCACGTACGGCACGATCGGGGTCGCCGCGCCGCTGCTGCTGTTGCTCCTGCGATGCCTGCAGGGATTCTCCGCAGGTGGTGAATACGGCGGTGGTGCAGTCTATCTCGCCGAGTACGCGACGCAACGTCGCCGCGGCCTCACCGTCACGTTCATCGCCTGGTCCGGGGTGGTCGGGTTCCTGCTCGGCTCGATCACCGTGACGGTGCTGGCCGCGCTGCTGCCGCAGGCGGCCATGGACAGCTACGGATGGCGGATCCCGTTCCTCATCGCGGCGCCGCTGGGACTCGTCGGCCTCTACATCCGGCTGCGCCTCGACGACACCCCCGAGTTCGAGAAACTCGACGCCGCCGACCGCGTCGCCAAATTCCCACTGCGCGAGGCAGTCAGGACCGCAGGCAGGCCGATCCTGCAGGTGATCGGCATGTTCATCGTGTTCAATGTCGGCTACTACGTCGTCTTCACGTTCATCCCGACGTACCTCATCAAGACTCTGGAATTCAGCAAGACGCAGTCCTTCGTCTCGATCACCCTGGCCAGTCTCACCGCCCTCGTGCTGATCCTGCCGCTGGCCGCGCTCTCGGACCGGGTGGGACGCAAACCGCTGCTGCTGGCCGGTTCGATCGGCTTCATCGTGCTGGCCTATCCGCTGTTCCTGCTCATGACGTCGGGTTCGGTGGTCGCCGCGGTGATCGGGCACTGCCTGCTCGCGGCCATCGAATCGACGTACGTCGCAACCGCGGTCAGCGCCGGTGTCGAACTGTTCGCAACACGCGTGCGCTACAGCGGGTTCTCGATCGGCTACAACATCTCGGTCGCGGTGTTCGGCGGGACGACGCCGTACATCGTCACCTGGCTCACCGCCGCCACCGGCAACAGCCACGCGCCCGCGCTGTATCTCGTCGTGGCGGCCGTCGTCTCGGTCGGTGCGGTGCTCACCCTCACCGAGGGCGCGCGACGCCCGCTGCCGGGCGGGCACGCAGACCGGCAGCACCGTGCCACGATGACATCGTGA
- a CDS encoding LacI family DNA-binding transcriptional regulator gives MSQGRPSRPTVRPTKADVARLANVSTATVSYVLNNVSGQRISEQTQEAVRRAAAELGYRPNLAARNLASGGSGVVLYIVGRLPLGNLPVEVGSRLTTALARHGIVLSLQFETDDDRNVVDAIADLNPMAITSTFPLTGNALAAATAAGIPQIHLGSSQLHAIGALDRSIGEIRVEHLTSRGHTRLAFAYTAAEELRPLGDYWLAGLCAAAQKRGLPEIAVASFAPDGSDAADVVSGWSAAGVTAICAQSDETAFVVLHGLRTAGLRCPQDMAVMGVNAIELGAVSAPPLTSVSFDAKAIVEVAVAAMMSELGYPTEPEPSGSDVATLVVRDST, from the coding sequence GTGAGCCAAGGCAGACCGAGCCGCCCGACCGTTCGCCCCACCAAAGCAGACGTCGCGAGGCTCGCCAACGTCTCCACCGCCACGGTCAGTTACGTCCTGAACAACGTTTCGGGCCAGCGGATCTCGGAGCAGACGCAGGAGGCCGTGCGCCGGGCCGCCGCGGAACTGGGGTACCGGCCCAACCTCGCGGCCAGGAACCTCGCGTCCGGTGGCAGCGGCGTGGTGCTCTACATCGTCGGTCGGCTGCCGCTGGGCAACCTTCCCGTCGAGGTCGGCAGCCGGCTCACCACCGCGCTCGCCCGGCACGGCATCGTGCTGTCGCTGCAGTTCGAGACCGACGACGACCGCAACGTGGTCGACGCGATCGCCGATCTCAACCCGATGGCGATCACCAGCACGTTCCCGCTGACCGGCAATGCGCTCGCGGCCGCGACGGCGGCCGGCATACCCCAGATCCACCTCGGCAGTTCGCAGTTGCACGCGATCGGGGCCCTCGACCGCAGCATCGGCGAGATACGGGTCGAGCATCTGACCTCACGCGGGCACACTCGGCTGGCGTTCGCCTACACCGCCGCCGAGGAACTGCGTCCGCTCGGCGACTACTGGCTCGCGGGTCTGTGTGCGGCCGCGCAGAAGCGCGGACTGCCCGAGATCGCGGTCGCGAGTTTCGCGCCCGACGGTTCCGATGCGGCCGACGTCGTGTCGGGATGGAGCGCCGCGGGGGTGACGGCGATCTGCGCGCAGAGCGACGAGACCGCGTTCGTGGTGCTGCACGGTCTGCGCACCGCGGGTCTGCGCTGTCCGCAGGACATGGCGGTGATGGGGGTCAACGCGATCGAACTCGGTGCGGTGAGCGCACCGCCGCTCACCTCGGTGTCGTTCGACGCCAAGGCGATCGTCGAGGTCGCGGTCGCGGCGATGATGTCCGAACTCGGCTATCCGACCGAACCGGAGCCGAGCGGCAGCGACGTCGCAACCCTCGTTGTGCGCGATTCGACCTGA